The window aataaaataaaattgagcgTGAAGAACCATCCCGCCTCCAGACTCCGAGTTCGTCTCTCCAGATCctgaaatcaaacttttctgAACAGAAACGGCTTTTAAATCTCAGATGGACGATAAGCTGCTGAGTCGATCGTTTCAGAAAACGTTTAAATCTCAACTTTGGTGAAAGAATTAGTTGTTCTGgctggttgctatggcaacataAATGCATCACTGTGATGAATTCTGGTCGACTGCTCATAAACTAACCTGAGCTCAACATAAAGAAATAATCTTTACTGTAAAAccaatttttcaaacaaaactttttatttttttattttattattttcaaaataataaatcaatttcaAACGACAATCttgttattttgagattattgAACTCGACGGCGTCTTCATCTCCGCGTTGAGATTTGATTTGAAAACGTTACGCAGCATTAATCGGTCGTCAAactagagctgaaacgattaatcgtgattaatcaactGTTCAATCAACCAATTTAAtcattgattaatcattaaccaGAGTATTTGCTGAGAGAACAACACACCTAAAGCGGAAACTAAGCCAAAATtcaaaattctaataaaaatattttgcatttaagatggaaATAATCCTCATTTTAAGCTCCTTTCGCCATTATAAATCCAAATGGTTTATTATTCACTCAAGGAATGTTATATTGTTACGTTTTTAGcagtaatatttgttttcttattaaagAACTGAACGACTTACGTTGTGTATTtataatgtgtaaaatgaagactttgcagaaggtgccaattattcaaaatattagcttctcattttccaAAAACgattaaaatcttattttatcaAGAAAATGAAGACACTTGCCACAAAAAGAGCTAAATTTTGTATTAACTCCTTAAAATTATGATAAAAGTTccgcaacaaaacaaactggggtcttaaaatgatgaaactagatttatttcagaataaaataattgacTCTTTCAGGtcattgattttaaaaacttttagttttctgatgattttgtttctgaatgCTGAAATCAAACTGGTGACACCAAATTAGAGCTACAATAAATGCCATAATGatcgattaatcaaatattaaatcgattaatcaaataatctgatgaataaaaaatgttcattatgatttttttcatttaacccctaagctttttatttttttccactcaatatacattaaaagatgctaattaaataattcagctccgtttaaataagaaaataaaaatattttgcccAAACtgcaataaacagattttttttttcccctccagatttaaaatctgaagaattaagaaaatttaactggcattttaaaaatgtttaatctgtaaaaagttattttggtgTGAATTCTCTCCTTTCCTCATGGAGGATCTTattcagctaaaaataaaaaacagcaggCAGTGGATTAAAAATAGCGCCTTTTTTTataacgtttttctttttcaggacatgtgacaaaaacagaataaataactCACTATCTACAGAActattaacagatttttttgtacacatttacagttttacaggtttttctataaacatttttcactttttttgacACATTCTGCATTATTTAGTCTGAAACAACATCCTCACCTTCAAACTGAGCTAAGCTACGTCATAGCAGGTTCACACGTCCACATGTACGCTAAACACACGTCCACCTTCTAACacatgtcaaaacaaaaactgtgcaaattaaagttggaaacagaaaaagtagcagcagcagctttctcTGGATTTACTGTTTTCAGATGATATTTGggattaaacacaaacaaacgaCTCGATCTGCTGCttcaacctcctgcgctccagaAAAACAGTCGCATGTTAATAACAGTCAAAAGAAAGACAGACATTCTGTGGGACAAACGCGACACGTTTTGGCAAATAGTCTTTGTTGGAGCCTGTTCTGCTGACTCAGAGTTTCTCCAGAACTGACCAGGAAGTCGTTGCATCCTGGAATGTGACGCCGCTACAAGCTAAAGCTAGCAGCTGCCAGAGGTTTGTGCGCCGCTCCGCCGGCGGCAGAGCGTTAAACGAAGATGGCAGGAAGTGAAGGGGacggagaggaggaggacggggaGAGGGGGGGCGGAGCCTTCAGGCGGCGAGGTACTGACGACGCAGGTGCAGCGGAAAGAAGGGGCCTTCGGCGTCGCTGCCcagggagctgcagagagactCGTCTCCTGAGCTCATCACGTCTTCACCAGAGTCCTCACTGTGGACGAGAAGGCGGGAAAAATTTAACACCTCTAGATACAACCACAACCTAACTTCTCTCAACATTTGATTTAGggatgaaatgattaatcacgattaatcgtttattTAAATATCGTTAACTAGTTTACTTATCGGttgtttggggggaaaaaagccatttgctgaaagaacaacacactcaaAGCACaaatttagccaaaaaaaaatcttctgtcCGTATTTTCTACCCAGAATTCATTTGGTTCAAATTCAGTTATTAATCCAAGACATAACACATCAGTAGACTGTATATTTTATGCTGCCGATGTCACAAATAATCAAGATTCACTAAAGGAAGGGcgtgttgttgcattttaggccataaaatgtttttttttaatttaaattaggactttgtgtattttttatgtttttgtaatattttataaaaaaaagatgaagcagttaaatgaaaacattttttttaaataaataaatcccaatAACATGTGGAAAGCTCAACCTTTTCTGCTCGACTTAACATTAAAACAGTTGAGCTGGTTAATGATTATTGTtggattaacagattaattaGGTGCAGAAGGTGCTAATTAACGAgatctttttgttgttgacacAGGATTTCAACCAGGTGAAGTTGAAGCTGCTTCTGAAGGAgttaaaacataattacattttttatattaaatgcaaaatgtctttgcacagttttggtGTGTTGTTCTGTgaaattgcttatttttgtgTCCGTATaatccagttaacgattaatcaactAGTGAATTGGTTAACAATTATTTCAACGaatgattaatcacgattaatcgtttcagccctttAGTTATTTTGAAATCATAGCCAGGATTTAGCAACATGAGATCAACATATAACCTAAATTGCTTCGTTTTTCACCACAAAttatatttcaaactaaatattgaaGTTCTCTGCTAACAATCTAAAGGAAGGTCAGGTTTATCCTTCCTCTGCTTAGATAAAAACTCCagattttcaggttttctgaaaaccaggaagtggagcaGAATGTGGACCAAcgtgttttcatttaaaacaaaagctgagCATGAAGCCGGATCTGCAGGAGAAACAACAGATCAGCTGGTTAAACTTCGACACTCTGAGCTCCTTCGGGTTTCTTCCTCTTATCTCAGAGTTACATAAACCGtgagccccccccccccccccacccccccctgCTGATTGTGAGGTAATAAAACCGTCTGAGGACGTGACCAGATGCGGCGCCGCGTTGTGACACATCAGAAAGCCGAGTGTTGCTGCACGACTTTGTTTCCTCAGAGATTTTCATTCCTGTAAATATGACGCGATTTGATGTGAGGGAACGACTTTTACTGACTAATGCTGATGGAAAACGGGGCGTTGCCTTGGAGACGCTCCGGGGGCGTGGCCGCCTCCCTTTCAGGTGAAACACCTGGGAAGCTTTCTGAGGCGAGTTGCTGTTGCAACGCGTCGCTGGAACATTTAACtcatagcttttattttgattccaGTTTCagggtgtgtttgtttcaggTCTGTTggcacattattattttaataatccgAGTAATCTaccaattattctgacgattaatcgattattcatcaattaatcacattaaaaacaagaaaactagAAACGTATAAAAGAGAAAAGGCCAGTTAATAAACAAATCAGTTCCTTTTTAACAGGAATacaagttaaaatataaaacagaattttaaagtgcaaaaactgattaacctttaaaaatgataatttataTTGAGGTTATTAGTAAACATTGAACTTTATATTCCCTTCATTTAAGCGTGAAGATTTTTCACCTAATTTCATAAATGaggtatttttcttatttattattttttcacgTCATTCTTCTCAAACAACGAGCGACGACATGGAAAGATAttcaacaaaaagttaaaaacggGGGAAACGACACTAAAAACCagcagagagaaataaataaacgtaGTTTACTTCGGGCTAACTAACCGGGCTTTTTCGGTTCCGACacgttggattttttttgtaggacCGATTCAAGCTTCGATATTTACGCACCAAACCGTCTCCCTCACAGCTGCTGCCGGCGCCGAGCGTTCATGAGGCTGACGGTGTTCCCACCGTCCGGGTGGAGCTCGGCGCCGGCGGTGGACCGGTTCACAGTGATCCCTGGGCTCCCTCACCTCTCGCTCTCGTCCCAGCAGCCCTCTGGGATGGTGGGCAGCTCCGGGACGCTGCGGTGGCTGTGCAGGTTCTGCGCGGTCCGCCGGGACACGATCCACTGCAGCTTCCGGTGGTTGGGCTTGCTGCACTTGGGCGAGGCGTAGTCCGACAGGCAGCGGGCCACCCGCTCGCTCCACCGCTGCAGCTCCGCGTCGGGAATCTGAAACCCAGACAGCGGGTGAAACGGCCGGTCAGAACCGAGGCTTTCCTGAAGAGCTGTGAACGGAAACGGGCCGTTTTGTTCGGGTCGGCAGGTTAAAACCCGACCTGCAGCTCAGAGCCTGCAGGCGGAATTCAGGGAATTCCAGAGACAGAAAGTTTCTCCGTGTTCCAGGAAAGCGAGCTCTGCGGCTCCGTGTGCCGCCAGCCAGTTTCACTTTAACGTCACATAAACATCATTTACGGCTGCAGAAAACCATCACATCATGTTCTGTAACGTTTCCTGACTGATCTGACAACAATAAATCCTCCAGTTTCACTAACAGATGAACTACAAGACGATCGATTAGGAATAATAAACCCAGGATGTTCTGATATAAACACAAGAACACATCAGGAGGAACGACCCGGTCAGATCCGGTCAGATCCGGTTTCCTGGACGTACCTTCAGGTGTCTCTGGATGTGGAAGGCGATCTCCAGCATGTCGTCTGACTGGATGCTCTTCATCTCCTGCCTGAGGAGAGCCAGGGCCAGGACGGACGGCTGcagggacagacagacagacgggcCGGATCAGAACCTCGGTGCGGTCAGACCCACAGGGGCTCGGCGGGACCGACGGCTCATCCTACCTTTGCTTCGGAGAAGGAGATCCGGCACAGACAGGCTTTCAGCTGAGCTTCCAGCTTCTCCAGACTCAGCGTCTCCTTCCTGTTCACAACCAAACCACATCAGAGTCACGACTTTCTGCACATCTGGCATCTCAAGATGCTCAAACCTTCAACCACATGAGGAAAACAACTGATGTTGTTCTAATGAGCCTTCAGCATTTTACAGGTTAAAATATTcactagaatttaaagtttggtCTCCCTGAATGTGTTCTTCCATTATATTATCCAGAAAATGGTCTCAGAGCAACAGTTCTGTCATTTAATCATAATAACTCCAGAAACATTCGTTACCATAACAGATCTAAACCTGGTGATGTTCCTCACAGCTGATCCGACTTTTGGAGGCGAAATTCATGAAATAAACCGACTGCAGAAGAAATCtggacatttttatgcttcttcTCAGGTCAACAAGCTGACGGTGTAAATCCGGCTGGAGCTGAACTTTGTGTTCGACCTCTGCAGACTGGAAGCAGCCGCGTTGCGTAAGCGGCTGCAGACGGCTGAACGACCGGCCTTATCGGCGCCGGCTGCCCTGCTTTACCCTCAAACAGGGAGCAGCTCTGACCCGAACCCGGCACTGATGAGGCTTTTATGGAGGCTGTAGCTGATTCTGACTTAGTTGTTTCTTTATCTGCATGTTTCAACGCATTTCTAAATATTGCAGAAAAACGCTTtagtgattaaatgaaaaatctgcagtatGCGACCATTTTCCCATTTGATTAATTGACAGAATaacgattaatcatcagaataactgattaatcgttagaataatcgattaatcgtcagaataacgattaatcatcagaatagcttgttaatcatcagaataacgGATTAATCTGCAGAATAGCTGTTGCCTGAAACGGTTGCGATTGCAGCCTGCGACTCACCTGTAGGTGGCGTGCGTGAGCGTGATCTGGTGGTACAGCTGCAGGAAGGTTAAGGCGGTCACGGCTTTGGATTTGAAGCGCAGCTTCTCGGCGACGATCTTCTCCATGCGGCTGAGGTCGGACACGGTGAAGCGGCACTGGCCGATGCGGATGAGCTCGTCGGCCGGCGTCTGGTCGCACTCCGCCTCCGTCACTCTGGCCGCCAGGTGGAGGCAGCTGAGGCTGACGCAGGACAGGTGTTTGGGCTGGACCTGGAGAACATTCAGAAAAATCTTTCACACGTCGATGGAAGAACTTTACACAGATTTCACCATTAGCCACTaattcaagatggccgccatggttgtcaaggaaaacaaatttttgtactaaatttgagaatatttcacagattatcatcttgtgtttccttttttgacacttttcaaaatggccgccatgGTTGTAGTGAAAAATCTGAACTAAACTCAGCCGTAGTTATTGCAAGTGGTGGGCACAGCTAGCCAAAAACTTTGCTATGctaatcataaacataaaatttaaaaaatggccgTCACCCTGAAATTCAAGTGGCTAATATGAAAAACACACGACCAGAggagttagcatgctaatgcttGTATCCACAGTTTAAAGATTTTCCCAGTAATTTTCTGGACTGGGCGGTCGGTCGTACCCTCATCATGGCCAGGAATCTGTCCAGCAGGCTGACGGCCTGGACGAAGCTCTGGGTGCTGTAGCCGAAGAAGCTGGTCAGGCTCCACAGATCCTCCACGGTCACATCCCGGCTCCTGGCTGTGATCTGGCCGCCGCTCTGGGGGGCAAAGGCAGTTTAGAGCATCTCACAGCAGAGTTTCTCTGGACTTTACCGGACGGACGCGTTTCTCACCTGCTGGGCAGAAACGATGAGGTTCAGACCCGTCTCTCTGGGCAGAAAGTTGGCCTCCTGCTCATAATTCACCCTCAGCTCCTTCATCAGCCGCACGGCATCCATGTTCACGGTTTGTTTTCCCACCACAGTTCAGACACTGCAAGGAAAAGAGAAGGTCATTTAACCTTTAGCGTAGCCTAGCATAGTAGCTTCCCTGTAGCTACtgtaaaaagctaaaaagagTCCCATTCATCGTTTGGTTTATCATGACAATTTTAATTCATCGGTCATGATAAATCCTAAATAGTGATGTTAAAAAGAAGTCAAAActatctgtatttttttttttgttctaaaaaagtgttaataaatttgaaaatatgattaaatgttgTTACTGTTTGCGGTTTATTGGTACTAATCACACTGTgtgaatgttgttttaaaaaagtgtactacaataggaatgtttttctacaacagtatttgtatttgtgggGCTATAACTGCTGTAACACAGTCACAGCCgtattagctaaaaaaaatagtaatacttaggttttattgtcactttaaTTGATTTTACAATAGTACCAGAGAATATGCTGTTTAAAATGTAAGTCCATATCGCCATACAATGACGCTGTGATCCATAATTTGTGATTTCCCCTGCATTCATTATGTAAAACTGaattcctaaaaacaaaaaaagcactccgcacttttcagatctcCAATCGTAAACTATTTCTGACCTCCTAGTAAGGCTTCAGGTTCGGGTAGAACCCGGTTTGTGTTCCGGGGCTGTGCTGTGATGTAACCCTGCCACTGATCGGCCTCTTGGCCCCGGCAGGGAGCCCGAACCCGGCCCACTTCCCCCAGCTGGAGCTGGGCTCCGGTGTCAGGTTTCCCTCGGTAGACGCCTCTCAGTTTGACCCACAAAcagaaatctgcattttttCAGACGTTTCCCCCTGTAGTTTAACCAGAAAACCCGAACCGGCCGGGTTTGGGTCGTTAAAGTGGACCGTTACCGTCGAACTGAGCTCGAACCGTTTGTTTGCGTTTTTAAATCCTGTGGTCGGAGCGGGGGGAGGGGAACCGCTTCTAACACACATATCCACATCCACGCACTTCTAAAACAgccacattcacacattttagTTCATTATCGGAACATTTAACagaaatctgacagaaaatgtgggaaaaatatCCTTTAATATTTGGAAACTGGAGAATGTATGTCAAGATTCCAGATGGAGGACGCCGAAGTTGGCTTCCGGTTCGGTCACGTAAACATACAAAGTAAAAAGGAGAATTTCACTCTTTTTCATAAAGATTTAAGATCTACTGGCTTCAAATTCAGGAAAATTAgatcttttaagttatattctTGACTAATAACAGATCAAGTTGTTCTGTGGTTGTCCAGGAAAccttcattatttaattttccacaaaaagtagaaaaaattGCATCATAATTTAATGTTGCACAGGTCtgtgttaaatgtatttaactgCAAAATAATAGAGATTATATTAAGAGGAATTTAGtgttcaaaattaatttattatttttgcatttcacGCGCAGAACAAAGGTTTCACAGGttataaattgtatttaaattaagGAACATAACTTCAatttaaagcagattaaaaGTGTTAAACTCTGAGGCTGGATGTGgtttacagagaaaataaaactgaagctgggtttatgtttgattatttaCCAACACAAcgaagatgtaaaaaaaatatagatataaaaTGCTCCAGATTTGTAAAACGCTGCGGAATAGTCCTTTACCGAGGCTCTGAATCGGAAACCATCTTCGTCGCCTCTCCGGAGTTATTTTCGGTTGTAGGAATAACAGCATAACTACAGCTTGGTAACGTTTGAACAgcattaatatatttatattatcgGTAAAATGTCTGTAGCTAAAAGACGGTTGTTGGCCATCTATTCTTCCTGTGGTTTAAAACCGAATATTATCCCGTAACAACTTGGTGTCAGGACGAGTTAAAAGCtggaaaacactttaaaatagtTCTCCTACCTGTTATTTCTGGTTAAAGCCACATATCTGTCGTCTGTTGTCGTTTATTCCTTCCAGCCTTCTCTCCTCTTTTCTACTCctcctttctctttcctctcttttgtTGATGTTCAGACAAGCCCCGCCCACATGTCCTAGCAAAACCgcaacaaccaatcacagccttGGTTGACGTTAGCAACCGCCTCATTTTAAGGGCTAATCGCATAAATTAACGGTTGCAACGAACATTTTACTAAGATTTTTCACTTTAGTTCGATCTAATATATCCATATGTTTCCTCTAGGTGTATCATCTGTTGAGGAATATTAAGAGTGACAGAAATCTAACAGCTCTTCGGCTAGACGCACCCACTGTGACTGACCTTTCCATTAGCCAATCAGCAACCGGCCACTTGTTGTTTTCAAATAGTCCGCCCAAAATTCGACATTCTGATTGGTCTAGGGAAATAAATGCTCCTGACGTACTCAGGACATTACGTAGTTGTATTTGACAGCTTTTTAACAACTGTTATTAACCAAACTGGGTATTAATCTCAAAAACAACTTCTGTAATCAGCTGAGACACTTATTGACTTCTTTCGGGCTCTGATAAAGCTGACTTATGTAAAAATAGGTAAttagtttatgtttaaaatgtcagaagaGCCTTTCAAGCTAATTAAAGTGAAACACACCccatttaattcagttcaatttgaaatactttaataaTCTCAGATAGAAATTGAGTTTTTGagtcacatttaatttcccaatGAGATAAATAAAGTAGAAGTTGATATCTGTGGGTAGGAAACATCTGTAGATGTTTGTGTTACAGCAATTCTGAAGAAGTCTATCAATTTACTACCAAAATATTCcgaaatacttaaataaaacgttaaatacaacacaaagtatttgtttatGTATAACAAATACTTTATAATTATAGACCCACATCTATCTAGAGGTTTTACTGAACTAAATCAGCTGGTAGTTAAATATAGGaagcattttgaaagaaatcctgtttttataactgagaataaatttgtGCGATTGAGTCCAAATGAATATGAAAACGAAATGTCGGTTTTGATACAGCAAACAtgcaacatctttttttaaagttttgggtGAATGGCATGtttcctataaaaaaaataaataaactaacaaatgaaaaactaataaagaaaataactgaactcttttgtttgatttcattgtttttattattattttacttttgactgtttttgttcCACAAATGTTatggaacaaataaaaagtacttttcCACCATGCTAACCCGCGTacataaatgtacatatttGCTCTTTTTATCTGCTCTCTATATTTAGTGTGTGTGCGCTGTGAGCGTGTGAAACAGAAGGTAAAATCTGTATTTGTACAAATGTAACGCCTTATTTACAGTGGCATCGTTACATAACAATGAACTACAAACAGAAGGTGCGATTGTTTCTCGCGTTAGCTCTGGCCGTAGGTGGGCGGGGTTTCATccgctccctctctctcctcccagTCCCCTCCTCGGAAGTAGACGTATCCCGTCTATATtccgttctttttttttatatatttatatatcaaCCCCTCTACCCTCAAAACTCACAATGGACGACTAAACCGGAGCACGGGTCCTCGATTCCACCCGTCTTTCTTCCTGCTTGGATCGAGAGGACCGGATGAAACCCAACTGTGGTTTTCTCCGCTTCGCAGGGGAGGTAAGACGCCGGGCTCCGTCTACTTCCTGGCGCTGACTCGGGCATTTAAATGTCCCTGTGGTCGTGTTCGTGTTTATTACTGCAACATAGCAACCGATCGCCTTTATTTCACCCCAACGGAAAGCTCTGAGTTTTGTTTCtagaatatatttaaacaataaatcttCTTTTTGTTGTCCGTGACGTTAGCCATCAAGCTGCTAGCTTCGCTGTGAAATTAGCTGCATTCCAGAAAGTAGTtcgtttcattttcaaatgCGCCTGTCTGTTGAGATCTGGAAATTTCCCTAATTTCTGTCGGACCGTCCAGGTGTTTTCCAACCTGTCAGCAAGCGCTGGCTGTTTCTAaagctttgtttaaaattagCAACTAGAATTATTACGTTTTTGTTGACAAAATCCAACCCTTTTGACCAATTATCCATCCAAAGATATTATAGGGTGATTTAGATCAAGTCttagaatgacctagtcaaagtaaattttcatttaggtctggactcagtctgactgagctttggatgttttgtaataatgaacattttgcagctgaatgtcagtaaaaactgattaaaaatattgatcTGTATCTTTGCGGTTATAATGCAGCAAAGTTTGAAGAATAACTTTACAAATTACCATATTTTTGTTCAACTATGATGGTGTCAGATGTTGAAACGAATGTATCTTTAGCACAGCGATGTGTCGGATattcaaaaactgattttcttaCATTGAAGcctctgaaaggaaaaaaatataaaaaatctcagaaattccatatttaaacattttagattttgccCTTCAGCCTCAGTTTCgtaattaatattttaccaATTTTTCTGGTtaatttatgacttttattAGATATTTAGGTAAAAATTGtcataacattttatgtttcccATTATAAACATCACCAGTCTAGGATGTCATGTTAACAGTCGTTACTTGAGTTGCAAAACCACGGCCTTatgttttcaaatcagtttgatttaaaggtGCACCGATTACAATTTTCTGTCCGATCACCAATCTTTAAGATCCTGACCTGGCGATTCCaatgttggacttttttttttttttgtctgaaatcaTCAAGAGCAAATggggacagtggctgattttcagacctttatGGAGGCAAGTAAGattggcttcacatgtaaatatcAGCAGATTGACGATTTCCAAAAATGAATGGGGCAGTAATATTATAGCACAATCAGCTAACTGTCACctttgattgttttaaaaatgccacatataacaaatatgacttaaaagataTTTAACTTAGTAATTCAACGCCTtaaaattggacctctgtctctttaagaaactcctgctctctctgaaactctgcctttattaacccttaaacaaatcatttataccagcgtttcactgagcagcagcttccataatgagctcagcaggtgtttgctaattgctgctggctagtctgaaggaactgagtttAGAAGATGGGGCTAGgcccacccaggcgttttgcacagctgaatggttgccatggagattgaaggattCTTCAAACGTatgtgaaagaatcaaagcaacactccaggtctggttttgatgagggaatgaaaTTATAACACGATGGaaggctaaagaaaaaaatcaaaacctaaAACAGAGTCTAGCTCATTTAGAAAGTTGTGTCCCCACGTGTAACCACCTAGTCACTCGCAAAACTAAGTCCTCACGTTTTGGGAAATacaagtatgtgtgtgtgtgtgtgtgtgcaggtagCTGTATCCAGTGGGGAGGTCGGCTCGACCCGGGGAGGCCAGGATGAAGTTCGCCCAACCCTGGGGACGCCAGAGGCTGTCTTTTCTCCTGGAGAAGGCCGCCTCTAGGGAAGCCCAGACGTGGAGGGGCTACGTGGCCAAGAAGCAAACCTCCCAGGTCAGGACCGGcgaaaaactgcagaaactaTACATGTTAACACGTTTCCAGAGAGAATATCTacagaaatgacacaaaaaaaacttataagtacattttcagcaagaaatctgagcttgttttctttaaaaactccttaaatttgatttaaaaaaaaacttctattcacataaaacaagacatttttcccacattactagtgaaataatctgccaatgaaacaaacatcaatattgagaaattattgacttctatctcttgctgaaaagttacttttaagttggttttcttttttcaggtgCTCTAACAACAGAGTCGCCAAAAACTACTCAAGTAACAATCGCAgtacttcaatatatttttactgaagtaaaagtaaaaagtatcgtccaagaaattactcaagtaagagtaaaaacatatttggtaaaaagtttactgagtaactgattaaattatcagtcatttaatacatcatcagacagaccaaaatataaagttcagtagtattttaagaaccaaaatgatgataattcatttaagtaaaaaataaaataaaataaggcaaaatgaatttttccaaatcagtttctt of the Poecilia reticulata strain Guanapo linkage group LG12, Guppy_female_1.0+MT, whole genome shotgun sequence genome contains:
- the ccng2 gene encoding cyclin-G2, which gives rise to MDAVRLMKELRVNYEQEANFLPRETGLNLIVSAQQSGGQITARSRDVTVEDLWSLTSFFGYSTQSFVQAVSLLDRFLAMMRVQPKHLSCVSLSCLHLAARVTEAECDQTPADELIRIGQCRFTVSDLSRMEKIVAEKLRFKSKAVTALTFLQLYHQITLTHATYRKETLSLEKLEAQLKACLCRISFSEAKPSVLALALLRQEMKSIQSDDMLEIAFHIQRHLKIPDAELQRWSERVARCLSDYASPKCSKPNHRKLQWIVSRRTAQNLHSHRSVPELPTIPEGCWDESESEDSGEDVMSSGDESLCSSLGSDAEGPFFPLHLRRQYLAA